A single genomic interval of Macadamia integrifolia cultivar HAES 741 chromosome 6, SCU_Mint_v3, whole genome shotgun sequence harbors:
- the LOC122081266 gene encoding protein RGF1 INDUCIBLE TRANSCRIPTION FACTOR 1 produces MVGISSLPHWLETLLGEKFFNPCLIHESAKKNEKNIFCLDCCTSICPHCLSPHRSHRLLQVRRYVYHDVIRVDDIEKLINCDYVQSYTTNSAKVVFLNQRPQSRPFRGSGNVCTICDRSLQDPYLFCSLACKVRQLVRTEGGISKYLYECEYLPLPEGTKGESCDLDDGQMTPDSVLESPVSLLTSSGSSASGGGVGCKTLACTATTEFVKKKRSSISGPRTTPYRATCSRVSEITMSLNRRKSIPHRSPLY; encoded by the exons ATG GTGGGTATATCTTCTCTTCCTCACTGGCTTGAAACTCTTCTTGGAGAGAAGTTTTTTAACCCTTGTTTGATTCATGAGTCTGCGAAGAAGAACGAAAAGAACATCTTTTGCTTGGACTGTTGCACAAGCATCTGTCCTCACTGCTTATCTCCTCACCGCTCCCACCGACTCTTGCAG GTACGAAGGTACGTTTATCACGATGTTATACGGGTGGATGATATCGAGAAATTAATTAACTGTGACTATGTTCAA TCTTACACCACAAACAGCGCAAAAGTGGTGTTTTTGAATCAAAGGCCTCAATCTAGGCCTTTCAGAGGGTCCGGTAACGTCTGCACTATCTGTGATAGGAGCCTGCAAGATCCATATCTCTTCTGCTCTCTTGCCTGCAAG GTTCGTCAACTGGTGAGGACTGAAGGTGGGATATCGAAATACCTCTACGAGTGCGAATATCTTCCTTTACCAGAAGGAACGAAGGGGGAGAGCTGCGACCTCGACGACGGCCAAATGACGCCTGACTCGGTACTTGAATCGCCAGTTTCTCTTCTCACATCTTCAGGGTCGAGCGCAAGTGGTGGTGGAGTGGGTTGCAAGACCCTTGCATGCACTGCTACTACAGAGTTTGTGAAGAAGAAACGGAGCAGCATCTCAGGTCCCCGGACGACGCCGTATCGGGCGACATGTTCTCGAGTGTCGGAAATCACAATGAGTTTGAATAGGCGAAAGAGCATCCCTCACAGGTCGCCTCTGTATTGA
- the LOC122080674 gene encoding BAG family molecular chaperone regulator 7-like, with protein MSRYRRIEIFETSPSLFIRETSFFSPPTLTFPLFPQVDDLGLALDISPKCFLSPVPSPCELFDFVTDVIQIDRTPFSSSYKRLQSQTGPDSNLRTLCDRVSALELGIDHLLKKKPSNPDRKYTWTTEIKDAKKDGVDRKYEWTAEIKGGKKGSNLSAVDKYYKWTAEFKGKGKDAPPSRSFTFKASTAPAGDSSDSDSDKENKTKKEKKKKKKKSKAEPSKRVVEIEEPVDQGVIVLRQAFAKRVGADDKGKKKELSPQDAALMIQLTFRAYLIRRSQALRALRDLAVAKSKLKELRALFNNFSYRRRIARDAEELQRFSEKIIVLLLTVDAIEGADIMVRASRKSMVDELEAMLDVVDPQPPGKLVSMKRRKFDLPDGTIRKEIEAGVAEVVQMLNGEDSDHSAAFEACL; from the exons ATGAGCCGATATAGAAGAATCGAGATTTTTGAAACTTCGCCGTCTCTCTTCATCCGAGAGACCTCCTTCTTCAGCCCCCCAACCCTAACATTCCCCTTATTTCCTCAAGTCGACGACCTCGGCCTCGCTCTCGACATCTCCCCGAAATGCTTCCTTTCTCCAGTACCATCTCCCTGTGAGCTCTTCGACTTTGTCACCGATGTCATCCAGATCGACAGAacccccttctcctcttcttacAAGAGGCTCCAGTCTCAAACCGGCCCCGATTCCAATTTGCGAACCCTCTGCGACCGTGTTTCCGCCCTTGAGCTTGGGATCGATCACCTCCTGAAGAAAAAACCCAGCAATCCCGACCGCAAGTATACATGGACGACCGAGATCAAAGATGCTAAGAAGGACGGCGTTGATCGCAAGTACGAATGGACGGCGGAAATcaaaggaggaaaaaagggCAGTAATCTGAGTGCGGTGGATAAGTACTACAAGTGGACGGCAGAGTTCAAAGGGAAAGGCAAGGACGCTCCACCGTCTCGCTCCTTTACATTTAAAGCCTCCACGGCTCCCGCCGGTGACTCAAGTGACTCGGATTCCGACAAGGAGAATAAgacaaagaaggagaagaagaagaagaagaagaaatccaaagctGAGCCCTCCAAACGTGTGGTGGAGATCGAAGAACCGGTTGATCAAGGGGTTATCGTTCTCAGACAG GCTTTCGCCAAGAGGGTTGGGGCCGATGACAAGGGCAAGAAGAAAGAGCTGTCGCCTCAAGATGCGGCTCTGATGATCCAGTTAACCTTCAGAGCTTATCTGATCCGTCGATCACAAGCTCTTCGTGCGCTTCGGGACCTGGCTGTTGCCAAAAGCAAGTTGAAGGAGCTTAGGGCGTTGTTCAACAACTTCTCTTACCGCCGCCGCATTGCCCGGGATGCGGAGGAGCTCCAGAGGTTCTCTGAGAAGATCATCGTTCTCCTTCTTACCGTTGATGCCATTGAG GGAGCTGATATAATGGTTCGAGCATCAAGGAAGTCGATGGTGGATGAACTGGAAGCAATGCTAGATGTGGTGGATCCCCAGCCTCCGGGAAAGCTAGTTTCCATGAAGAGGAGGAAATTCGATCTGCCGGATGGTACCATCCGGAAGGAAATTGAAGCTGGAGTGGCTGAGGTCGTCCAAATGCTGAATGGAGAAGATAGTGACCACAGTGCTGCCTTTGAGGCCTGCTTGTGA